The following are encoded in a window of Candidatus Fluviicola riflensis genomic DNA:
- the deoC gene encoding deoxyribose-phosphate aldolase yields MTTNKIHKNVPDFRLSPSVDKVGVEERVARFQTRSIKNEAKMQGLKMVLSMIDLTTLEGKDTPGKVRQLCYKGQHLHDLQPGLPTVAAICVYPSMVAEAKKAVGDSGVKIASVSTAFPSGQAPMSIKISDTLYAVENGADEIDMVISRGKFLAGDYNFVFDEIAAIKEACGKARLKVILETGELASLDQVRRASDIAMYAGADFIKTSTGKIQPAATMQVTYTMLCAIKDFYRATGVKVGMKPAGGISNSKLALHNLVMVKETLGNDWLNNKWFRFGASSLANDVLMQIMKQETGQYQSADYFSID; encoded by the coding sequence ATGACAACTAACAAAATACATAAAAACGTTCCTGACTTTCGTTTATCACCATCGGTGGATAAAGTAGGTGTGGAAGAACGCGTAGCCCGTTTCCAGACCAGAAGCATCAAGAACGAAGCAAAAATGCAGGGATTGAAAATGGTGCTTAGCATGATCGATCTCACAACTTTGGAAGGAAAAGACACTCCGGGAAAAGTGCGTCAATTGTGCTACAAAGGACAACATCTTCATGATCTTCAACCCGGATTGCCAACGGTGGCCGCTATTTGCGTGTATCCGTCTATGGTGGCTGAAGCCAAAAAAGCGGTCGGAGATTCGGGTGTGAAAATTGCTTCGGTATCCACAGCTTTTCCAAGCGGACAAGCTCCAATGTCAATCAAAATCAGTGACACGTTGTATGCCGTTGAAAACGGAGCCGACGAGATCGATATGGTGATTTCGCGCGGTAAATTCCTGGCCGGCGATTACAATTTTGTGTTCGATGAAATTGCGGCGATTAAAGAAGCTTGTGGCAAAGCGCGGTTGAAAGTCATCCTGGAAACGGGCGAATTGGCTTCGCTGGACCAGGTACGTCGCGCGAGTGATATTGCCATGTACGCGGGTGCCGATTTCATCAAAACATCTACAGGTAAAATTCAACCTGCTGCAACGATGCAAGTCACTTATACCATGCTTTGTGCGATCAAGGATTTTTACCGGGCCACGGGAGTGAAAGTCGGGATGAAACCTGCGGGCGGCATTTCCAATTCAAAACTGGCGCTGCACAACCTCGTAATGGTGAAAGAAACGTTGGGTAACGACTGGCTCAACAACAAATGGTTTCGCTTTGGGGCGAGTTCATTGGCCAACGATGTATTGATGCAAATCATGAAACAAGAAACAGGACAGTATCAATCGGCTGATTATTTCTCGATTGATTAA
- a CDS encoding acyl-CoA desaturase has translation MQYIKLTKSDAFSKKLSQRVDEYLKSNNLKKYGNWRILLKVPLMFSLYLLPYFLMVFGVIDNAWAMFLFAGIMGVGMAGIGLSIMHDANHGSFSRYKWVNSAMSFSMEILGGNSTNWRIQHNVLHHSFTNVHDMDEDIAPVGVLRFSPNEPRKKMHRFQVFYAWFFYGLMTLSWMTNKDFMQLIRYHKNGLLKSQNTSLGKSLSYLIVSKIAYYVYIALIPMLIMDIAWWQWLIGFFTMHFVCGSILAFVFQIAHVMPETEFLTKETYDDKNEEISWAKHQMMTTANFSRWNPAFTWYVGGLNYQIEHHLFPDISHIHYPKISSIVRKTAQEFGVPYHYHRTFGGAIWQHLRLLHQLGKA, from the coding sequence ATGCAGTATATAAAACTCACCAAAAGTGATGCGTTTTCAAAAAAACTCTCACAACGCGTTGACGAATATTTAAAAAGCAACAACCTAAAGAAATACGGGAACTGGCGCATTCTATTGAAGGTACCGTTGATGTTCTCACTTTATCTTTTGCCCTATTTTCTAATGGTGTTCGGCGTTATTGATAATGCCTGGGCCATGTTTTTATTTGCAGGAATAATGGGTGTTGGAATGGCCGGAATCGGACTTTCAATTATGCACGATGCTAACCACGGTTCGTTTTCCCGCTACAAATGGGTAAACAGCGCCATGAGTTTCTCCATGGAAATTCTCGGCGGTAACAGTACGAATTGGCGTATTCAGCACAATGTGTTGCACCACAGCTTTACCAATGTACACGACATGGACGAAGACATCGCTCCTGTTGGCGTATTACGTTTCTCTCCGAATGAACCCCGTAAAAAAATGCACCGTTTTCAAGTGTTTTATGCCTGGTTCTTTTATGGATTGATGACCCTTTCCTGGATGACGAACAAAGATTTCATGCAATTGATCCGCTATCACAAAAACGGTTTGTTGAAATCTCAGAACACGAGCCTTGGAAAATCACTTTCTTACCTGATTGTTTCGAAAATTGCTTATTACGTATACATTGCGTTGATTCCAATGTTGATCATGGATATCGCCTGGTGGCAATGGCTGATCGGATTCTTTACCATGCATTTTGTGTGCGGATCGATCCTTGCGTTTGTATTCCAGATTGCTCACGTGATGCCGGAAACCGAATTTTTGACCAAAGAAACATACGACGATAAAAACGAAGAAATCAGCTGGGCAAAACATCAAATGATGACCACGGCCAATTTCTCTCGCTGGAATCCGGCGTTCACCTGGTATGTCGGTGGTTTGAATTATCAGATCGAACATCACCTGTTCCCGGATATTTCACACATTCATTACCCGAAGATCTCCAGTATTGTTCGTAAAACCGCCCAGGAATTTGGTGTTCCGTATCATTATCACCGTACATTCGGCGGTGCAATTTGGCAACATTTACGATTATTACATCAATTGGGCAAAGCCTGA
- a CDS encoding aminoacyl-tRNA hydrolase, producing the protein MKYLIVGLGNPGAKYAETRHNIGFKVVEALAKELGGSFSTQKVAEKAEVKYKGRILILVKPTTYMNLSGKAVNYYLQQEKIPRENLLVITDDLALPFGKLRMKGKGSDGGHNGLKDIQATINTTEYTRLRFGVGSDFHKGQQVDYVLGEWGAEERETLTERIATATEFIKSFATIGLGLTMTNWNGK; encoded by the coding sequence ATGAAATACCTGATAGTCGGACTTGGAAATCCCGGAGCAAAATATGCCGAAACACGTCATAATATTGGTTTCAAGGTAGTTGAAGCCCTTGCCAAAGAACTCGGCGGTTCCTTTTCAACACAAAAAGTGGCCGAAAAAGCGGAGGTTAAGTACAAAGGTCGAATACTGATCCTTGTGAAACCAACGACTTACATGAATCTTTCGGGAAAGGCGGTTAATTATTACCTGCAGCAGGAAAAAATTCCGCGCGAAAACCTGTTGGTAATTACCGATGATCTGGCACTTCCATTTGGTAAATTACGCATGAAAGGAAAAGGCAGCGACGGCGGACACAACGGTTTGAAAGACATACAGGCGACCATCAACACAACAGAATACACGCGGCTTCGCTTTGGAGTGGGAAGTGATTTCCATAAAGGACAACAAGTCGATTATGTTTTGGGCGAATGGGGAGCTGAAGAACGTGAAACACTCACCGAACGTATCGCAACCGCCACCGAATTTATCAAGAGTTTTGCAACCATCGGATTAGGACTGACAATGACCAATTGGAACGGAAAGTAA